GTGACAATTAGCCATAGGTAGAAATATATATCTGACAATGCACTACAgagtatttcttaaaaaaactaGAGGGTGGGAAGAACAGTGCAGGTGGGAAACTGTATGCTTTCAAGACTTCAAAAATCTTCATACCTGTTCAGCTTCCAGATGAAAACACCACAACATGAGATATCTAGAAGTTTCTTCACATACAAGATATGGGTGATCAGACAAAAATCTTTGACTATCATCCCATCTACTCAGCATACCTAGTAAGAGAAACATAGTTAAGATATCCTAAATGGATAAATTATTTAATGCAGCAAGGAAGTTGCTTGCATTGATACCCCAGTATATATAACACCTTTGCAATGTGCTAACCTCAGAATGACAGCATGCAGCTAAATATTGGGGGTTTATTTATACATTACCAGAAGGTATAATCAGACTCTGAAGATATTAAAAGTGATTTTAACAGTCAATTTCCTATATTTAATGCATCTCTAGCATTGTCGACAagtttttttaatcagttctcATACAAACTAACAAAGTGGTGTAGGTATCTATTAGTTAAATCATCAAAtagtttaaaaagtttgtgGATAGAGATTTACATTCAGTGATCCTCACAACCACAAATTCTCTAAatgtttgtaaataaaaatgcaaggaaaagaaTGTGTGATCTGTCAAAAATGAAAGTGCTTCTAACATGATTTGCTAGGTTTTTAGGAAATTTGAATTTAATTACAGGAACAGCTTGAACTCAAAAAGCAGCCACATCAGTATCAGAAAATTAACTAGAAGACTGAATTGTGATAGCATGAAGCTATCTTCATGTAAAGAGCTGAGTTTAAAAATCAGAACTTGACACTCAGACCACTTCTTAAAATTGTCCTTCGTGTATCACTGAGTCATTACTGGCAACAGGTACCAGAAGTACAGCTTTACCCGTCCATCAGCGTATAATTATAACTAGGCTAAAGATAATTCAGTGGTAATGACCTAAGCTAATCTTAATTCCAGCAAACAAATGCCTAAAGAGAAAGCAATGGCTAGTATTTCTTTTGGCTGTTTTTAAGAGCTATTCTGCATAAGTTTTATTGCTTGGAAGCCAGAGCAGGATCCAGAAACAGGACTCATGCAATATGGCTAGCGAAGTCCACAGTGCCCCTTGGCAGCAGCTAGCACAGAACAAGAGACTTGAAAGAGCATTGATGTACTGTCCCTTTTTACAATGGACTCGggcattttgaattaaaataacaacatGGCTTTGAATTTAggaggtaaggaaaaaaattgtgaccTTCTGTAATAAGGTTGCTTCTGTAACAGCTTAATCTGAATTTAGACAAAAAAGTATTCTGCCCAACTCTTAGCTAGGAAGCCTACAagaaagcctcttttttttttctgctgaaatacacAGCAGGGGAGATGTCCTCTGATTCCACTATCATTACACTTAGCAGTTAAGGTACCTGTGCCTCTCACTGCTGTTCGCATACTCTGACACTGTTGTACCTTACCTTGGTACCTGGTACTCACAAGGCCTGCTACAGCTAACAGGGCTAGGAAccctttctttaaaacagtttaagaTCCTTAGAAGCCAAATAGCTCAGTAGAAACAAGTTTGTGTGAAGAACTGAATTTTCCCAAGTCACTCTTGTTCTTTATTGTTCTGGAATTCCAAATACGGCCATACTATACCATAGTCTGAAACCAGACCGTAACTAAGAATGGAAAGCACTTCAGAGAACCATCAAAATTTCAGATTACAAGATCAGCTTTGTGCTTAACTGGGTTCAACAATTATGAGAGCTGAAGTGACACCTAGTggataataaaatataattttaagaaatgcacAATTTCATGCACACATACGCTCAGTAGGCATTTACATTCCCCTTTAATCAATGATTACCCCTGTAGCTTAGCAACTACCAGAAAAACATAGATTCAAAGGAGACAGCTGTGGATAATCCCATGCACTTTCGCACACACaacttttatttccatgaaTGCCTTTTTCCcactgaacagcagaaaaacttgTGAGAACTTCAGTTTCCGGGGCTTAAGCTCatttcagtaataattttttttccattttaaatttaagttcTTATTGGTCACAAGAACTAACAAGCTTCTACGGTTTagaccttatttttctttgaaattattatCTGCCCtgataaaataaatctgaacaGTCTGTTAGCCATGCCTTTCATTTGTTAGCATTCGGTACACTAAGGAGCAAACCCACACAAATTCTGTAGAAATGTGAACtgcaaaatactggaaaaagcACACTCACCAAAGTGTCTAATCTTCTGTTCATGTTTTTGCATAAGTGGTTCAGACACATCTTcatcttctatttcttttcttttttgattaattaaactctgaggaagagaaaaattgtACTATCACAGAAACTCCAGACATACTTTTTGTTATATAAAGGAgtattgtattttaatatattactGTTTAAATGGTATGCTCTAGTTTTAGAGTCATGTCATATTCTTgagaaggttttcttttaaaaatcagactaAGAGTTTAAACGTCTCATTATAGCCTACCGACCAAAGAACTCGGAGAAACTTCTGTCCTTAGGTGGGAACTTACTGATCTGTCAACAGTGTGAATCATGTACACTGCAGCCTGAATGCAGCTAAATCAGTGAGCTTAGGAGATGTGCTAGCTGTTCAAATTAAACTTCGAAATTACAGCTGAGATtctactattaaaaaaaaaaagtttgtgctAAATAATATGTATTATAGTAGTCATTACTACAGGCAAACTCATAGTTCCACATTTTAAGAATTTGGCACAGCAGAGAAGCACACTCTGCATGCAAAGGAACTATTGTTCAGCACATTTGCCAGCGtctggtttgtgttggaaaggaCATTAAGCTCACGTAGTTCCacacctccctgccatgggcagggacatctttcactacATCAAGTTGCTTAAAGCCCCATCTAACCTGACCATGAACCCTTCTAGGGATCGGGCATCCGCAACTTttctgggcaatctgttccagtgtttcaccacccgCATCATAAAACATGTCTTCCTTATACCCaatctgaatctaccctctttcagtttaaaaccattgcaCCTTGTGCTGTCACTACAGGCCataataaaaaccccaactctctccatctttcttataagcccttTCTAAGTGTACTGAAAGGCGACAGTTGGGCCCATAAGGGCTCCCTAACACCTTCTCCATGCTGAACAACCTCAAgtctctcagcctctcttcataggagaggtgtttcatccctctgaccattttcatggccctcctctggaccgGCTTTAATAGGcccatgtctttcctgtactgaggaCCCGATTGCTGCATGCAGTACTCCAAGCAGGGTCTCATAAGAgtagagcagagcaggagaatcacctcccttgacctgctggccatgtttttttttatgcatCTCAGGATACAACAGgatttctgggctgcaagtgcacataGCCAGCTGGTAATACCTAGATGACCCACTAAAGTTCTGATTCGCACTGCTGGTAGAGAAATGTCATCCTGTATGTAGTATGAGCACGGCTTGCTCTCTTTCATGAggcaaagtaagaaaaaaattatcttccatTTAACACATGCTGTGGTTTTGTGCTATACTGAACACAGAAGACATTCAAGACTAGTAacaaggggaataaaaaaaaaaaaaaaaaagaggctaaCACTTGTTTTCATGCACTGATATGGGTCATACCTTATTAAATACCTCCTTACTAAGAGGATCTGTGTTCCATAGATTCTGTCTTTCCCTCTGGTTTAGtgcttcttcttttcttctccactcttcctctctctgtctcAACTCTGCAGCTTCAGTCTCTGCTTTAGCGAATTCCTGATCACAGGATTCTGAATTATGCAGTGCCAAGCTACCAAGTTTTTGCTGGGCTTCTGCTAGGTTCCACGTGCATTCTACAGAGTGCTTCATGAACTCCCTTTCTTTTTGGCAGGCTAAGTCAACCCTTTGGCTGTATGTCTGTGAGAAAAATCAGACATGCTATTTATGGAGGGAAAATTGACAGTTTACAGTTCGCACAGGAGCAGACAGGCCTAAGTCCCATATCCAACGTGCCTGGAAGGCACCTTTGATATGCAGCATTATATTTGCAGCAGTGACAAAGCACGGTATGGtacagctggtttttttttagaaaaacatttctaattcaAGCTGTCTGAACTTTGttaaatgcatttgcaaaatcCTGGATCATGTACTGCTATCAGTAATAGCCTCcagactgtaaaaatatttctgacacAGCTGAAACCCCTCTGCCTATCTTTGGGCTACATTGCTAGCCACAGCCAAGGGTGAGAATACCCTGAACATGTACCTCTGAAACAAAGTATCGGTTCTGTGGTCAGATCACAACAGTAAAggaactgctgctgcctgcattcCAATATGGATTAGTACTTAACAGATGGCCAACATCTTCCCCTGAACTGACAGTGAAAGTGGAATTTAAGTTATGAAGTGGGCTGAGGCCCAGTAGAAGCGTATGTTCCTTTTGGTCAAATCTATTGAGGAGGTCACCACTCACAGCTGGGACAGAAAAGTGATCTCTTAGCAACAGTGTTTCTATTGCTTCCAGGTGTCTGCTGGGCATTCATACTGGGTAACTTAAGAAATTATCCTCTAAAGTGTATGCCAAGCCTTCTCACCAAGAGCGGAGAAAAAACACCCATACGCATTAGTTCCTCAGCCTTGCTGTGCCATATTATGAAACTCGTGGTGCTGATAACATCTGGCAGAGGGGTGTTAAGGACAGCACAAGTTGTGAAAGATTATTTGAAGGAAACCTTAACGCAGGTACATCAAAGTTGTGCCAACTTCTGTTTGggaatttcagcatttttacttctttcacaACAAGATGAAGATTTCGCTGTTTGGAAAACTAGCGCCATGGCAGCTTCTTGCAAGAACCCACAGAATTCCTGACAACGAATTTGTAAGACGCCACCTCGCCCCAGCCAACAGAGAAACACACCGCctatttatctgctttttagACGTAAGGACGCTGGAATAACTTCCACGCAGCTCCTTCCGCACCGCTTGCCAAACGCGGAGCTGCTCCGGGTGGCGGCAGACACCAGacccccccccgcggcggcggcacATCTGCCCCTCCCGGGCCCCGCGGGGGGACGGGCGCTCCGCACACCCCCGCCCCGACACGCACCGGGCTCCGCCGTGACCCACGTCCCTCCGCGGCCACTTCCGCGCAGCGGCGTCGGGCGACGGGCGCGGGGGAGGCGGGGCGCCCGCAGCACCGGCCCGCACCCGCTCCgcgccggccgggccgggggagcTGCGCCAgcgggggcgggaggcggcgaGGGGTGGGGGACAGGATGTACCTGCACTTCCGGC
The Falco rusticolus isolate bFalRus1 chromosome Z, bFalRus1.pri, whole genome shotgun sequence DNA segment above includes these coding regions:
- the CDC37L1 gene encoding hsp90 co-chaperone Cdc37-like 1 translates to MALWLPRSRDGGPPSAEDEEWGQGPASRPRLPEVQTYSQRVDLACQKEREFMKHSVECTWNLAEAQQKLGSLALHNSESCDQEFAKAETEAAELRQREEEWRRKEEALNQRERQNLWNTDPLSKEVFNKSLINQKRKEIEDEDVSEPLMQKHEQKIRHFGMLSRWDDSQRFLSDHPYLVCEETSRYLMLWCFHLEAEQKRALMEQVAHQAVVMQFIIEIARSCNVDPRGCFRLFFQKAKTGEGYFEAFKNELEAFKTRVRIWSQSHGFQTMLLHDLSVNPGLVAELTSFSQNIGDLQGSINTGVYSLNSVIQNDEEESKMMDTV